From Butyricimonas paravirosa, one genomic window encodes:
- a CDS encoding efflux RND transporter permease subunit, whose protein sequence is MKLDNFIKRPVLSTVISIIVVILGILGLISIPVTQYPDIAPPTVRVSTSYTGANAETVLNSVIAPLEEQINGVENMMYMTSTATNTGEASIEVYFKQGTDPDMAAVNVQNRVAKAQGFLPAEVTQVGVITSKRQTSMLLGFTVYSTDDRFDQTFLQNYMKINLIPQIQRVPGVGDVMAFGADYSMRIWLKPDVMAQYKLMPSDITAALAEQNIEAAPGQFGESGDQSFQYIMKYKGRLQTTEEFEDIIIRATSDGEILRLKDVARIELGGLSYGYSNNANGHPGVTSMIFQTAGSNATQIIKDIEALLEDVSKDFPPGVEYSILLSANDFLYASIHEVLKTLIEAFILVFLVVFIFLQDFRSTLIPAIAIPVALIGTFFVLYLIGFSMNLLTLCALVLAIAIVVDDAIIVVEAVHAKLDQGYKSPLKASIDAMNEISGAIVSITLVMMAVFIPVSFITGTSGTFYRQFGLTMAVSIGLSAINALTLSPALCAIFLKPHDKGEDHKKKGLINRFHAAFNAAYDVTLNKYKKGVSFFINHKVTTFITVIASMVVLVFLMQKTPTGLVPNEDTGTFFVIVDLPPATSLETTEAALAQVDSLIASNPAVSDRTEIAGYSFIAGQGSSYGTFICRLKPWDERSKGQDVNSVIGQLYMQTQGLIKDARVLLFAPPMIPGYSLTNGFEFNLQDKTGGDLNEFFNITQNFLEKLNARPEIAAARTSFNPNYPQYMVDIDVAKCKEAGLSPSVLLSALQGYYGGLYASNFNRFGKLYRVMIQADANFRANPETLNQIMVRNGNEMAPITQFVTLRKVYGPDNIKRFNMFTAISVNGSPADGYSSGQAIKAIEEVAAETLPTGYGYEFSGMTREEQSSSGNTTALIFVLCLVFVYLLLSAQYESYILPLGVILSVPFGLMGSFIFAQFMGVENNIYMQIALIMLIGLLAKNAILITEFALERRQSGMSIVSAAVLGASARLRPILMTSLAMVIGLLPMMFASGVGANGNSTLGSGAIGGMLIGMICQIFTVPAMFVAFQYLQEKIKPIEWHDTDNTELESEIEQYTK, encoded by the coding sequence ATGAAATTAGATAATTTTATTAAACGTCCCGTTCTCTCCACGGTGATTTCCATCATCGTCGTGATCTTGGGTATCTTGGGGTTGATTTCCATCCCCGTCACGCAATACCCGGATATCGCACCTCCTACTGTTCGGGTTAGCACGTCTTACACCGGGGCAAACGCAGAAACGGTGCTAAACAGTGTGATTGCCCCGTTGGAAGAGCAAATCAATGGTGTGGAAAACATGATGTACATGACTTCTACCGCTACCAACACGGGAGAGGCCTCTATCGAGGTATATTTTAAACAAGGAACAGACCCGGACATGGCTGCGGTTAACGTGCAAAACCGCGTGGCCAAAGCTCAAGGATTCCTACCTGCCGAGGTGACTCAAGTAGGTGTGATCACTAGTAAACGCCAAACCAGTATGTTGTTAGGTTTCACCGTTTACAGCACGGATGACCGGTTTGACCAAACGTTCCTTCAAAACTATATGAAGATTAACTTGATTCCGCAAATCCAGCGTGTTCCCGGAGTGGGCGACGTGATGGCGTTCGGTGCCGATTATTCCATGCGTATCTGGTTAAAACCTGACGTGATGGCACAATACAAGTTAATGCCTTCTGATATTACGGCAGCCCTGGCAGAACAAAACATCGAGGCTGCTCCCGGACAGTTTGGGGAAAGTGGCGATCAATCGTTCCAGTATATCATGAAATACAAAGGACGTCTCCAGACGACAGAAGAGTTCGAGGATATAATCATCCGGGCCACTTCCGACGGGGAAATCTTACGATTGAAAGATGTTGCCCGCATCGAACTGGGAGGATTAAGCTACGGCTACTCGAATAACGCGAACGGTCATCCCGGAGTTACCAGTATGATCTTCCAGACCGCGGGCTCCAACGCCACGCAGATCATTAAAGACATCGAGGCATTACTGGAAGATGTTTCCAAGGACTTCCCTCCCGGTGTTGAGTATAGCATACTGCTAAGTGCCAATGACTTCTTGTATGCATCTATTCATGAAGTACTGAAGACATTGATCGAGGCATTTATCCTCGTGTTCTTGGTTGTATTTATCTTCCTGCAAGACTTCCGGTCCACGTTAATTCCTGCCATCGCAATTCCGGTTGCATTGATTGGTACCTTCTTCGTGCTTTACCTGATCGGGTTCAGCATGAACTTGTTGACACTTTGCGCCCTCGTTCTGGCTATCGCGATCGTGGTCGATGATGCCATTATCGTGGTCGAGGCCGTCCACGCGAAACTAGATCAGGGATATAAATCCCCGCTTAAAGCCTCCATTGACGCCATGAATGAAATTTCCGGTGCTATCGTATCCATCACCCTCGTGATGATGGCCGTGTTCATCCCCGTAAGTTTCATCACCGGTACTTCCGGTACTTTCTACCGCCAATTCGGTTTAACAATGGCTGTTTCCATCGGTCTGTCTGCCATCAATGCCTTGACACTAAGTCCCGCATTATGTGCTATTTTCCTAAAACCGCATGACAAAGGTGAGGATCACAAGAAAAAAGGACTTATCAACCGGTTCCATGCCGCCTTCAATGCCGCTTATGACGTAACGTTAAACAAATACAAAAAAGGAGTTAGTTTCTTCATCAATCACAAGGTGACCACATTTATCACGGTCATTGCCAGCATGGTAGTCCTTGTATTCCTGATGCAGAAAACCCCGACCGGGTTAGTACCCAACGAGGATACGGGAACTTTCTTCGTGATCGTGGACCTTCCACCTGCCACATCGTTGGAAACCACGGAAGCCGCCTTGGCACAAGTGGACAGCTTGATTGCCAGCAATCCGGCCGTTTCCGACCGTACAGAAATTGCCGGGTATAGTTTCATTGCCGGGCAAGGTAGCTCTTACGGTACATTCATCTGTCGTCTGAAACCGTGGGATGAACGAAGTAAGGGACAGGATGTAAACAGCGTGATCGGACAATTATATATGCAAACCCAAGGATTGATCAAGGATGCCCGTGTTCTTTTGTTCGCACCTCCGATGATTCCGGGATATAGCTTGACGAACGGATTCGAATTCAATCTTCAGGATAAAACAGGTGGTGATTTGAACGAATTTTTCAATATAACCCAGAACTTCCTGGAAAAGTTAAATGCTCGTCCGGAAATTGCCGCAGCACGAACCTCATTCAACCCGAATTATCCACAATACATGGTAGACATTGACGTGGCCAAGTGTAAAGAAGCCGGGTTATCCCCCAGCGTGTTACTTTCTGCATTGCAGGGATATTACGGTGGTCTGTACGCCTCTAACTTTAACCGTTTCGGAAAATTGTACCGTGTCATGATTCAGGCGGATGCCAATTTCCGTGCAAACCCGGAAACCTTAAATCAAATTATGGTCAGAAACGGGAATGAAATGGCACCAATCACCCAATTCGTCACCTTACGTAAAGTATACGGTCCGGATAATATCAAGCGTTTCAACATGTTTACGGCCATTAGCGTGAACGGTTCTCCTGCCGACGGGTACAGCTCCGGGCAAGCCATCAAAGCCATCGAGGAAGTGGCCGCCGAAACGTTACCTACCGGATACGGATACGAATTCTCGGGTATGACCCGTGAGGAACAAAGTTCCAGTGGAAACACCACTGCATTAATATTCGTACTTTGTCTCGTGTTCGTGTACCTGCTGCTGAGTGCCCAGTACGAGAGTTACATCCTACCCTTGGGTGTTATTCTTTCCGTACCTTTCGGGTTAATGGGTAGTTTTATATTTGCACAATTTATGGGTGTTGAAAACAACATCTACATGCAGATTGCATTGATCATGTTGATCGGTCTGTTGGCGAAAAACGCCATCCTGATCACCGAGTTTGCTCTCGAAAGACGTCAATCCGGAATGAGCATCGTTTCCGCTGCCGTGCTAGGAGCTTCTGCCCGTCTCCGTCCGATTTTGATGACCTCACTGGCCATGGTTATCGGTTTGTTACCGATGATGTTCGCTAGCGGTGTTGGTGCAAACGGTAACAGCACGTTAGGCTCCGGTGCAATTGGCGGTATGTTAATCGGTATGATTTGCCAGATTTTCACGGTACCTGCCATGTTCGTTGCATTCCAGTATCTGCAAGAGAAGATTAAACCGATCGAATGGCATGACACGGATAACACGGAACTTGAATCTGAAATAGAACAATACACAAAATAA